From Microcystis aeruginosa NIES-2549, a single genomic window includes:
- a CDS encoding IS5-like element ISMae6 family transposase: MYRKSELPSTPPENFELPFEGKLSQDNRWVIMANLIPWSEFEAEYASLFSEEMGTPAKTFRTALGALIIKEKLGTSDRETVEQIKENPYLQYFLGFSSYSNEPRFEASMLVHFRERITLELINKVNRFMVKNSREIKEEENTEKKLESETQSQPENRGKLILDASCAPADISYPTDLNLLNQGRKQTEKIIDILYETLKGKLVQKPRTYRLLARKSYLEVAKKRKPTVKQRRKALKRQLQYLKRNLDHIEQLLAEGASLQSLKKRDYKLLLVVTEVYRQQLWMYQNNKQSIEDRIVSLTQPHIRPIVRGKAGKPVEFGAKFSASCIDGYIFLDRISWDNFNESGDLKAQIEAYYDYTGYYPESVHVDKIYRTRENRAWCKERGIRISGPPLGRPAKNVSKEQKKQATDDERIRNCIEGKFGQGKRRFSLGKVMAKLPHTSFSAIAITFLVMNLSNLLRQVFWAFLCLKWKNSTFSRSMIRISYNLKINQQLKLMLVAK, encoded by the coding sequence ATGTACCGTAAAAGCGAGTTACCCTCAACCCCACCAGAAAACTTCGAGCTGCCCTTTGAGGGGAAATTATCCCAAGACAATCGTTGGGTAATTATGGCCAACCTCATTCCCTGGTCAGAATTTGAAGCGGAATACGCATCACTTTTTTCAGAAGAAATGGGCACACCCGCCAAAACATTCAGGACAGCACTCGGAGCATTAATTATTAAAGAAAAATTAGGAACAAGCGATAGAGAAACGGTAGAACAAATCAAAGAAAATCCTTATTTACAATACTTCTTGGGGTTTTCATCCTACAGCAATGAACCCCGGTTTGAAGCGTCAATGTTGGTTCACTTTCGAGAAAGAATCACTCTGGAACTAATTAATAAAGTGAATCGCTTTATGGTCAAAAATTCGAGAGAAATAAAAGAAGAAGAAAATACCGAAAAAAAGTTAGAGAGCGAAACCCAAAGTCAACCAGAAAATCGAGGTAAATTAATTTTAGATGCCAGTTGTGCGCCCGCAGATATTAGTTATCCTACGGATTTAAACCTGTTAAATCAAGGAAGAAAACAAACCGAAAAAATTATTGATATTCTCTATGAAACTTTAAAAGGAAAACTTGTTCAAAAACCGAGAACCTATCGTCTTCTAGCCAGAAAAAGTTATTTAGAAGTAGCGAAAAAAAGAAAACCTACCGTCAAACAAAGACGAAAAGCTCTGAAAAGACAACTGCAATATCTGAAAAGAAATCTCGACCATATTGAACAACTTTTAGCAGAAGGAGCCTCTCTACAAAGCTTGAAAAAAAGAGACTATAAGCTGTTATTAGTAGTCACAGAAGTTTATCGCCAACAACTCTGGATGTACCAAAATAACAAACAGAGTATTGAAGACAGAATTGTCAGCTTAACTCAACCCCACATCCGTCCGATAGTCAGAGGAAAAGCTGGAAAACCCGTAGAATTTGGGGCTAAATTCTCAGCAAGCTGTATAGATGGTTACATATTTTTAGACCGAATTAGTTGGGATAACTTTAATGAATCAGGAGATTTAAAAGCACAAATAGAAGCTTATTATGACTATACAGGATACTATCCAGAATCAGTTCATGTGGACAAAATTTATCGAACCAGAGAAAACCGAGCTTGGTGTAAAGAAAGGGGAATCAGAATCAGTGGTCCCCCATTAGGAAGACCAGCCAAAAATGTTAGTAAAGAACAAAAGAAACAAGCTACCGATGATGAGAGGATTCGGAATTGTATAGAGGGCAAATTTGGACAGGGGAAAAGAAGATTTAGCTTAGGTAAAGTGATGGCTAAACTTCCTCATACTTCCTTTTCAGCGATTGCTATTACTTTTTTAGTCATGAATCTTTCTAACCTGTTGAGGCAGGTTTTTTGGGCTTTTTTATGTCTGAAATGGAAAAACAGCACTTTTTCTCGGTCAATGATTAGGATAAGTTATAACTTAAAAATTAATCAACAACTAAAGCTTATGCTTGTAGCTAAGTGA
- a CDS encoding IS4 family transposase has product MLENELGRARYLLLLMIVGTLQILKQAKLEILAEALPIPILFESRRKKLKRFLKLEILNIEKIWFLCLKEMLKQQQRFTTKGLAYIAIDRTSWGAINILMVSLIYDKRAIPIYWEILDKKGSSNLEEQQRVLEKTLTVLSGHKIVVLGDREFCSVSLGKWLQKQSLYFCLRQKKSTNVKTKEGIYQEMRELGLSPGTQLFLNDVNITKEQGFGQFNLAGKWKKTYGGFQTKEPWYILTNFVDLETAIIAYQKRFDIEEMFRDFKSGGYSLEGSQLAPQYLSKLIIVIAIAYTSATLQGKKIKDMGIQKYVTRPEKRYKGQRRHSSFYVGQHLYHWLQLHQMFQKNIEELMQISRYRLKDYIKGQRAISLALSTF; this is encoded by the coding sequence GTGTTAGAAAATGAACTGGGACGAGCCAGATATCTACTGTTGTTAATGATAGTTGGAACCTTGCAAATACTAAAGCAAGCTAAGTTAGAGATATTAGCTGAAGCCTTACCAATACCAATCCTGTTTGAGAGTCGGAGAAAAAAACTAAAAAGATTTTTAAAGCTGGAAATTCTGAATATTGAAAAAATCTGGTTTCTCTGCCTAAAAGAGATGTTAAAACAGCAGCAGAGATTCACAACAAAAGGATTAGCGTATATTGCCATAGACCGGACAAGTTGGGGAGCAATAAATATCTTGATGGTGAGTCTAATTTATGACAAGAGAGCCATCCCAATCTATTGGGAGATATTAGATAAAAAAGGAAGTAGTAATCTCGAAGAACAGCAGCGAGTATTAGAAAAAACATTGACCGTGCTATCAGGTCATAAAATAGTGGTGTTAGGAGATAGAGAATTTTGCTCGGTCAGTCTTGGAAAGTGGCTTCAGAAGCAGAGTTTATACTTTTGCTTAAGACAAAAAAAAAGTACAAATGTCAAGACAAAAGAAGGAATTTATCAAGAAATGAGAGAGTTAGGTTTAAGTCCAGGAACTCAACTATTTTTGAATGATGTCAATATTACAAAAGAGCAGGGATTTGGACAGTTTAACTTAGCTGGTAAGTGGAAAAAAACCTATGGGGGTTTTCAAACAAAAGAACCTTGGTATATTCTGACAAATTTTGTGGATTTAGAGACGGCAATAATTGCCTATCAAAAAAGATTTGATATTGAGGAGATGTTCCGAGATTTTAAGTCGGGAGGCTATAGCTTAGAAGGTTCTCAATTAGCACCCCAATACTTATCAAAGCTGATAATTGTTATAGCTATCGCCTATACAAGTGCCACACTACAAGGTAAAAAAATTAAGGATATGGGAATCCAAAAATATGTCACAAGACCTGAAAAAAGATATAAAGGTCAACGCAGACACAGCAGTTTTTATGTGGGTCAACATCTCTATCATTGGCTCCAGCTACATCAAATGTTCCAAAAAAATATAGAAGAGCTAATGCAAATTAGCCGCTATCGGTTGAAAGATTACATCAAGGGACAAAGAGCTATATCGCTTGCTCTATCTACCTTCTAG